A single window of Desulfovibrio psychrotolerans DNA harbors:
- a CDS encoding 23S rRNA (pseudouridine(1915)-N(3))-methyltransferase RlmH — protein sequence MKQIRIIAVGKIREPFWAQAAGHYLKRLSHSMKVLEVIVKDGNARMSTEARSAEEGERILAALLPTDIPICMDEHGKTRTSVQFARFLEDALLDGNRTPCFIIGGAFGLSAPVLEACRHKISLSPMTFTHEMARVLLLEQLYRADSILRGSPYHHE from the coding sequence ATGAAACAGATACGCATCATCGCAGTGGGAAAAATCAGGGAACCTTTCTGGGCACAGGCTGCCGGGCACTATCTCAAACGCCTGAGCCATTCGATGAAGGTTCTAGAGGTCATAGTCAAAGACGGCAACGCCCGCATGTCCACCGAAGCCCGTTCCGCTGAAGAAGGCGAACGCATACTTGCCGCCCTGCTGCCCACGGATATTCCCATATGCATGGACGAACACGGCAAAACCCGCACATCAGTGCAGTTTGCCCGGTTTCTGGAAGACGCATTACTGGACGGCAACCGCACGCCATGCTTCATCATCGGCGGCGCATTCGGCCTTTCCGCCCCCGTGCTGGAAGCATGCCGCCACAAGATCAGCCTCTCCCCCATGACCTTTACCCACGAGATGGCCCGCGTGCTCCTGCTGGAGCAGCTGTACAGGGCCGATTCCATTCTGCGGGGCAGCCCCTACCACCACGAGTGA
- a CDS encoding L-threonylcarbamoyladenylate synthase yields MTHDKIPVTPCQPGIPGLSAVSAAPGSALDVAAAARLLREGALVCYPTETFFAVGCSAFDVFAINQIFAVKKRAEAMPLPVIIGDMEQLAMLTDTGSRTVEALAKAFWPGPLSVLVTASVRVPAVLTGESGRVAVRLTPHPVARELCREVCGPLVSTSANISGRAPVTAAQSLDPELVAATGGVLDMPPAPAGGKASTLVEIAGQKTVRIVRHGAVDEEALRAAGFAVVI; encoded by the coding sequence ATGACGCATGATAAGATTCCAGTAACGCCTTGCCAGCCAGGCATACCCGGCCTTTCAGCCGTTTCCGCCGCACCCGGTTCTGCCTTGGATGTGGCTGCTGCCGCACGGCTGCTGCGCGAGGGGGCACTGGTCTGCTACCCCACGGAGACCTTTTTCGCGGTGGGATGCTCAGCCTTTGACGTGTTTGCCATCAATCAGATTTTTGCCGTCAAGAAACGGGCGGAAGCCATGCCCCTGCCGGTGATTATCGGGGATATGGAGCAACTCGCCATGCTTACCGATACCGGTTCGCGTACGGTGGAAGCCCTTGCAAAGGCCTTCTGGCCGGGGCCGCTTTCTGTGCTTGTAACCGCATCCGTGCGGGTGCCCGCCGTGCTCACGGGAGAATCCGGCCGGGTTGCCGTGCGGCTCACCCCGCATCCCGTGGCGCGGGAACTGTGCCGTGAGGTGTGCGGACCGCTTGTTTCCACAAGTGCCAACATAAGCGGGCGAGCTCCGGTTACGGCTGCGCAGTCGCTTGATCCCGAACTGGTGGCGGCAACAGGGGGCGTGCTGGACATGCCTCCGGCCCCGGCGGGCGGAAAGGCATCCACCCTTGTGGAAATTGCAGGGCAGAAGACGGTGCGCATCGTGCGCCATGGTGCTGTGGACGAAGAGGCCCTGCGCGCGGCAGGGTTTGCCGTGGTGATTTGA
- a CDS encoding NUDIX domain-containing protein, which produces MQHSIPCPACGAAVPTWRNPVPTVDILVHEPRLGVLLIERKNPPLGWALPGGFVDYGETVEHAAVREAREETGLDVRLTGLLGVYSDPARDARLHTISCVFTAEAEDLSRLRAGDDAGRARFFPLSDLPGLCFDHARILRDFERSLNRLKR; this is translated from the coding sequence ATGCAGCACTCCATTCCCTGCCCCGCCTGCGGGGCGGCAGTTCCCACATGGCGTAATCCCGTTCCCACCGTGGATATCCTGGTTCATGAACCGAGGCTGGGTGTTCTGCTCATTGAGCGGAAGAACCCGCCTTTGGGCTGGGCGCTGCCCGGAGGATTTGTGGACTACGGCGAGACGGTGGAGCACGCAGCCGTTCGTGAGGCGCGGGAGGAGACGGGACTGGATGTGCGGCTTACAGGATTGCTTGGCGTGTATTCCGACCCTGCCCGTGATGCCCGGTTGCACACCATAAGTTGTGTGTTTACGGCTGAGGCGGAGGACCTTTCGCGGTTGCGCGCGGGGGACGACGCAGGGCGGGCGAGGTTTTTCCCGCTCTCCGACCTGCCGGGGCTTTGTTTTGACCATGCCCGCATTCTCCGGGATTTTGAGCGGAGCCTGAACAGGCTGAAGCGGTAA
- the glgA gene encoding glycogen synthase GlgA, which produces MRPQVVFVTSEIYPFSKTGGLGDVLGALPLTLHRMGIRTAVVTPFYGRLGSAQFGVHLAWSDCHVGYPWGPITADIFQANFHGMPVYFVHRSEFFDRRFYYNDHKGDYFDNAERFIFFNRAVMEFLKRLGPAPHILHAHDWQASLVPAYLHYWRQHDPFWQDTRSVMTIHNLAFQGRFSSRLFENCGLPPQAWSPEGVEFYGDFNFLKGGIACADKITTVSPSYASEILTDEFGCGLQGVLRARRHKLHGILNGADYSIWNPGDNKFISCNYGANALKGKRSCKADLISELRLNPALKERPLLGFIGRLRRQKGVDLLIDILPRLMQQDVGVVVLGEGNLEKEARLLAMMEDYPGRLATLVSYTEDLAHRIQAGCDIFLMPSTYEPCGLTQMYALRFGTPPVATAVGGLKDTIIPWPDKQATGFIFEQPTPQAFYEAIMLAVSVWRTMPDAWQAMVRRAMQQAFTWEHSGAEYIELYRELGMQ; this is translated from the coding sequence ATGAGACCACAGGTTGTCTTTGTCACATCGGAAATTTATCCCTTTTCCAAGACGGGCGGGCTTGGAGATGTTCTGGGGGCACTGCCGCTTACCCTGCACCGCATGGGTATACGAACGGCCGTTGTCACGCCGTTTTACGGCAGGCTGGGTTCGGCACAGTTTGGCGTGCATCTGGCATGGTCCGACTGCCATGTGGGGTATCCGTGGGGGCCCATAACAGCCGACATTTTTCAGGCGAATTTTCACGGCATGCCGGTGTACTTTGTTCACCGCAGCGAGTTTTTCGACCGGCGGTTCTATTACAACGACCACAAGGGCGATTACTTTGATAATGCCGAACGCTTTATCTTTTTCAACCGCGCGGTCATGGAATTTTTGAAGCGGCTCGGACCCGCGCCGCATATCCTGCATGCCCATGACTGGCAGGCATCGCTGGTTCCCGCCTATCTGCACTACTGGCGGCAGCACGATCCGTTCTGGCAGGATACGCGCAGTGTCATGACCATTCACAATCTGGCCTTTCAAGGGCGTTTTTCTTCGCGTCTGTTTGAAAACTGCGGATTGCCGCCGCAAGCGTGGTCGCCCGAGGGGGTGGAGTTTTACGGAGACTTCAATTTCCTGAAGGGCGGCATTGCCTGTGCGGACAAGATAACAACGGTTTCGCCGAGCTACGCATCGGAAATCCTTACCGATGAATTCGGCTGCGGATTGCAGGGAGTTTTGCGGGCGCGGCGGCACAAGCTGCACGGCATTCTGAACGGGGCGGACTATTCCATATGGAATCCCGGCGACAACAAGTTTATTTCATGCAACTACGGAGCCAACGCCCTGAAGGGCAAGCGCAGTTGCAAGGCGGACCTCATCAGCGAACTGCGTCTGAACCCCGCGCTGAAGGAAAGACCTCTGCTCGGGTTCATCGGGCGGCTGCGGCGGCAGAAGGGTGTGGACCTGCTCATAGATATTCTGCCCCGGCTGATGCAGCAGGATGTGGGCGTGGTGGTGCTGGGCGAGGGGAATCTGGAAAAGGAAGCCCGTCTGCTGGCCATGATGGAAGATTACCCGGGACGTCTTGCCACGCTGGTGAGCTATACCGAGGATTTGGCCCACCGCATTCAGGCCGGGTGCGACATATTTCTCATGCCTTCCACCTACGAACCGTGCGGGCTTACACAGATGTACGCGCTGCGGTTCGGCACGCCCCCGGTGGCAACCGCTGTGGGCGGCCTTAAGGACACCATCATCCCATGGCCGGACAAGCAGGCCACGGGGTTCATCTTCGAGCAGCCCACACCACAGGCTTTTTACGAGGCGATCATGCTTGCCGTTTCCGTCTGGCGTACCATGCCGGACGCATGGCAGGCCATGGTGCGCAGGGCCATGCAGCAGGCGTTCACATGGGAGCACTCAGGAGCCGAATACATAGAACTCTACCGCGAATTGGGCATGCAGTAG
- the glgB gene encoding 1,4-alpha-glucan branching protein GlgB codes for MHTIPTFIEPFDLYLFGKGEHWDLYRILGAHPVEQEGEAGYRFAVWAPNAKEVHLTGPFNDWRYGDLPLYPVGSSGIWAAFVPHMERGTLYKFGVMGGDGRIVYKTDPLALYAELRPGIAAVTWDVDNYKWQDADWMARRRETGPPLASPISIYEVHLGSWMRRPNGYEGQAPFLSYGELADRLIPYLLDMGFTHLELLPVAEHPLDESWGYQTSHYYAPTSRFGTPEELKSFVDRCHQAGIGVLLDWVPAHFPKDEWCLGRFDGSALYEHMDPRKGEHPDWGTYIFNYGRHEVRNFLFANALYWLREFHFDGLRIDAVASMLYLDYSREGDDWVPNEHGGKENLDAISFLCELNRVVHAEFPGASIIAEESTSWPGVSRPLYTGGLGFTFKWNMGWMHDMLDYMRKDPIYRPHHHNSLTFSMLYAFSENFVLPLSHDEVVHGKGALLSKMPGDMWQQQANLRLLYAYMWAHPGKKLLFMGGEFGQWNEWNASRELDWCLRQFPAHEGIRSLVRELNRLLVREPALHRCDHDWSGFRWVDVTDYAASVISFIRMAPGAKPLLWVFNFTPVVRTHYRIAAPQGGLWSELLNSDSELYGGSNVGNNGAVTAERDHFSGDHYLELTLPPLGALCLCPAG; via the coding sequence ATGCACACCATACCGACCTTCATTGAGCCGTTTGATCTGTACCTCTTCGGAAAGGGCGAACACTGGGACCTGTACCGTATTCTGGGGGCGCACCCCGTGGAACAGGAGGGGGAGGCCGGATACCGCTTTGCCGTGTGGGCTCCCAATGCCAAAGAAGTTCATCTGACAGGGCCGTTTAATGACTGGCGATACGGCGATTTGCCGTTATACCCCGTGGGGTCTTCAGGCATATGGGCGGCGTTTGTGCCGCATATGGAGCGCGGAACCCTCTACAAGTTCGGTGTGATGGGCGGAGACGGGCGGATTGTGTACAAGACTGACCCCCTTGCCCTGTATGCGGAATTGCGGCCGGGCATTGCTGCGGTGACGTGGGATGTGGACAATTACAAGTGGCAGGACGCAGACTGGATGGCCCGCAGGCGTGAGACAGGGCCGCCGCTGGCCTCTCCCATTTCCATCTATGAGGTGCATCTGGGGTCGTGGATGCGCAGGCCCAACGGGTACGAGGGGCAGGCGCCGTTCCTCTCCTACGGGGAGCTTGCCGACAGGCTCATTCCGTACCTGCTGGACATGGGGTTCACGCATCTGGAACTGCTGCCTGTGGCCGAGCATCCTCTGGACGAGTCATGGGGATATCAGACCAGCCATTACTATGCGCCTACCTCGCGGTTCGGTACGCCGGAAGAACTGAAGTCTTTTGTGGACCGCTGCCATCAGGCGGGCATAGGCGTTCTGCTGGACTGGGTGCCCGCGCATTTTCCCAAGGATGAGTGGTGCCTGGGCCGGTTTGACGGCAGTGCCCTGTACGAGCACATGGACCCCCGCAAAGGCGAACACCCGGACTGGGGCACCTACATTTTTAACTACGGGCGGCATGAGGTGCGCAACTTCCTGTTCGCCAACGCCCTGTACTGGCTGCGGGAATTCCATTTTGACGGACTGCGCATAGACGCGGTGGCCTCCATGCTCTATCTGGACTACTCGCGGGAAGGGGACGATTGGGTGCCCAACGAGCATGGCGGCAAGGAGAATCTGGACGCCATCTCCTTTCTCTGCGAACTGAACCGGGTGGTTCATGCGGAGTTTCCCGGCGCGAGCATCATTGCGGAGGAGTCCACGTCGTGGCCGGGGGTTTCGCGTCCCCTCTATACGGGCGGTCTGGGGTTCACGTTCAAATGGAACATGGGCTGGATGCACGACATGCTGGACTACATGCGCAAGGACCCCATCTACCGGCCGCACCACCACAACAGCCTTACCTTTTCCATGCTTTACGCGTTCTCGGAAAATTTTGTTCTGCCGCTTTCTCATGATGAGGTAGTGCACGGTAAGGGCGCCCTGCTCTCCAAGATGCCGGGCGACATGTGGCAGCAACAGGCCAACCTGCGCCTGCTGTATGCCTACATGTGGGCACACCCCGGCAAGAAACTGCTCTTCATGGGAGGCGAGTTCGGGCAGTGGAACGAGTGGAATGCCTCGCGGGAACTGGACTGGTGCCTCAGGCAGTTTCCTGCCCATGAAGGGATACGCAGCCTTGTGCGGGAGCTTAACCGTCTGTTGGTGCGTGAACCGGCACTGCATAGGTGCGATCATGACTGGTCCGGGTTCCGCTGGGTGGATGTTACGGACTATGCGGCTTCGGTCATCAGCTTTATACGTATGGCTCCCGGCGCAAAACCGCTGCTGTGGGTCTTTAACTTTACTCCCGTGGTGCGCACGCACTATCGCATAGCCGCCCCGCAGGGAGGGCTGTGGTCGGAACTGCTCAATTCTGACAGCGAGCTTTACGGCGGCTCCAATGTAGGCAATAACGGCGCGGTTACGGCGGAACGGGACCACTTCAGCGGGGACCACTATCTGGAACTCACCCTGCCGCCGCTGGGTGCGCTGTGCCTGTGCCCTGCGGGGTAA
- a CDS encoding isoaspartyl peptidase/L-asparaginase family protein — protein MEPKIIVHGGAWTIPPERQKAHIDGCREAVERAWPMLQRGASALDAVQTAVNVLEMDPTFDSGRGAVLNSDGQIELDASIMDGRDLNFGAVAAVRRFMTPVDIARKLMETEFCFLVGEGAERFAREQGLKECDPRALVTERELKLFETICNQQGYCTHDAFKPVPQGTVGAVAIDRYGNMAAATSTGGTPGKRPGRVGDAPICGAGVYCDNLLGGASATGFGEGIIRTLMCRSACDYLAQHDAMTAARMGIELLHARVQGHAGLIMLNSKGEYGLFHNTDHMAHAYVLPDGSVHASVHRDA, from the coding sequence ATGGAACCGAAGATTATTGTGCACGGCGGAGCGTGGACCATTCCGCCCGAGCGCCAGAAGGCGCATATTGACGGATGCCGCGAGGCGGTGGAGCGCGCATGGCCCATGCTGCAACGCGGGGCAAGTGCGCTGGACGCCGTGCAGACGGCGGTGAACGTGCTGGAGATGGACCCTACCTTTGACTCGGGCAGAGGTGCGGTGCTCAACAGCGACGGGCAGATAGAGCTGGATGCCTCTATCATGGACGGGCGCGATCTTAATTTTGGCGCGGTGGCGGCGGTGCGGCGGTTCATGACACCCGTGGATATTGCCCGCAAGCTTATGGAAACGGAGTTCTGCTTTCTGGTGGGTGAAGGAGCTGAGCGGTTTGCCCGTGAACAGGGGCTGAAGGAATGCGACCCTCGCGCTCTGGTGACAGAACGGGAGCTCAAGCTTTTTGAAACCATATGCAACCAGCAGGGCTACTGCACGCACGATGCCTTTAAGCCTGTGCCGCAGGGCACGGTGGGGGCGGTGGCCATAGACCGGTACGGCAACATGGCTGCGGCTACCTCCACCGGAGGAACGCCGGGCAAGCGTCCCGGCCGGGTGGGCGATGCGCCCATCTGCGGGGCCGGTGTCTATTGTGATAATTTGCTGGGCGGGGCCTCTGCCACCGGCTTCGGGGAGGGGATCATCCGTACGCTCATGTGCCGTTCCGCCTGTGATTATCTGGCACAGCACGATGCCATGACCGCCGCGCGCATGGGTATAGAGCTGCTGCATGCCCGCGTGCAGGGTCATGCAGGGCTGATTATGCTGAACAGCAAGGGCGAGTACGGCCTGTTCCACAACACGGACCATATGGCTCACGCCTACGTGCTGCCGGACGGCAGCGTGCACGCCTCTGTGCACAGGGATGCGTAA
- a CDS encoding glycosyltransferase, whose product MNISFVIVTSNVKKLIGNCLESIFETAAELEGADVKTDVVVVDNASADGTADTAKSACPQITLIRNADNRGYAAAANQGIAAAAGDLIFFVDPQLALEPGSARRLLDYMETNTACGIAGGKIVDPKGFALKASRRLPGFVSKMASALGIRCRCKATISQPKEVCAVDFSFTVVRKALFCNIGKLDERFFGTHADMDLCRRAHKALNPTWKVAYVPQASARVLDRFAMKAEPADFALYGEGVVRARTRSEQMYFWKHYCSLTVLFFALTDIAVHSVRYGINLLPRIGDADKRAYHCAVVRETSNAMLDTQLGSQFPTKPW is encoded by the coding sequence ATGAACATCTCCTTTGTCATCGTCACGAGCAACGTGAAAAAGTTAATCGGCAACTGTCTGGAGTCCATTTTCGAAACCGCCGCTGAACTGGAAGGCGCGGATGTGAAAACCGATGTGGTGGTCGTGGATAACGCCTCTGCAGACGGCACAGCCGATACCGCCAAAAGCGCCTGCCCCCAGATCACCCTCATCCGCAACGCAGACAACAGGGGCTACGCCGCCGCTGCCAATCAGGGCATTGCCGCTGCTGCGGGCGACCTGATTTTCTTCGTTGATCCGCAGCTTGCGCTGGAACCCGGTTCCGCACGCCGCCTGCTGGATTACATGGAAACCAACACCGCCTGCGGCATAGCAGGCGGCAAGATAGTGGACCCGAAGGGCTTCGCGCTCAAGGCTTCGCGCCGCCTTCCCGGATTTGTTTCCAAAATGGCTTCCGCGCTGGGCATACGGTGCCGCTGCAAGGCAACCATCTCCCAGCCCAAGGAAGTCTGCGCCGTCGACTTTTCCTTTACCGTGGTGCGCAAGGCTCTCTTCTGCAACATCGGCAAACTGGACGAGCGGTTCTTCGGCACCCATGCAGACATGGACCTCTGCCGCCGCGCCCATAAAGCCCTCAATCCCACATGGAAGGTGGCCTATGTGCCGCAGGCAAGTGCCCGTGTGCTCGACCGCTTTGCCATGAAGGCAGAACCGGCAGACTTCGCCCTCTACGGCGAAGGCGTGGTGCGCGCCCGCACCCGCAGCGAGCAGATGTATTTCTGGAAGCACTATTGCTCTCTCACCGTGCTCTTCTTTGCCCTTACGGACATCGCCGTCCACTCCGTGCGGTACGGCATCAATCTGCTGCCCCGCATAGGCGATGCCGACAAACGAGCCTACCATTGCGCCGTGGTGCGTGAAACGTCTAATGCCATGCTGGATACCCAGCTCGGCAGCCAGTTCCCCACCAAGCCTTGGTAG
- a CDS encoding HDIG domain-containing metalloprotein, with amino-acid sequence MIPREEALQLLLGHNPEEHLVHHALASEAVMRHLAQSFGEDADLWGLTGLLHDIDFPYTKDSPERHGIMAAELLPDTLPAAMLQAIRAHNSEYTGHEPSSRLDHALRCAESVTGLVSTNALVRPEGMDGMQPKSLKKKMKDKAFAASVNRDRIRECEQVGLELGDFFQIAIDAITPIAGNVGLAKR; translated from the coding sequence ATGATACCGCGCGAAGAAGCCCTGCAATTGCTGCTCGGTCACAACCCGGAAGAGCACCTTGTCCACCACGCCCTCGCATCAGAAGCCGTCATGCGCCATCTGGCACAGTCATTTGGCGAGGACGCCGACCTGTGGGGTCTGACCGGCCTTCTTCACGACATCGACTTCCCCTACACCAAGGATTCTCCCGAACGCCACGGAATCATGGCCGCCGAGCTGCTGCCGGACACACTGCCCGCAGCCATGCTGCAGGCCATCCGTGCCCACAACTCGGAATATACCGGCCACGAGCCGTCTTCCCGCCTTGATCACGCGCTGCGCTGCGCAGAGAGCGTTACCGGCCTTGTCTCCACCAATGCCCTTGTCCGCCCGGAAGGAATGGACGGGATGCAGCCCAAAAGCCTGAAAAAGAAAATGAAAGACAAGGCATTTGCCGCCAGCGTGAACAGAGACCGGATACGGGAGTGTGAACAGGTTGGACTGGAACTTGGTGATTTCTTCCAGATTGCGATTGACGCGATCACACCCATTGCCGGCAATGTGGGGCTGGCAAAACGTTAA
- the ricT gene encoding regulatory iron-sulfur-containing complex subunit RicT — protein sequence MALILGIKFREYGQIYYFEKSSFEVNVGDRVIVKTEQGQGLGKVVSEHEVLPDDAEVDEIKPVHRLAVSEDLEREQENELLAREARQYCVDCIRSRKLEMKLVDVEVYFDRSKIVFYFTAPARIDFRELVKDLVKTYRTRIELRQIGVRHETQMIGAVGNCGMVCCCRQFLRTFAPVTIKMAKEQNLFLNPAKISGICGRLLCCLSYEQHNYEEFHRACPKLGKKYQTKEGAVKVLRANMFRNSIAVLTEANEEKEFTLEEWETLKPSRPDQAKQDAARAAAKRAIVEGAERDAGETGSGSDIPASQELSSGPARGGIVLPQYAVVSGAVQGDDGEPVFAMGPEDAEPVEALLGEEADVVAQAEFGPEDIIGELDGQAVAAVLPVRSEEAGVPSFSAGPARTGLPPFITAGLDSDGEDEEVPADAGGAPSVAHGDARMAPDEAQAGQAYAEPSEPAAPERALSSDATAEQVQAVAGESFARSVQVGDSGVSGEPLGSGGSGGSGEPVEPEQQNQPDQPAHNPKIARLTPLRKPVKSAEPGSRKTSRGRRKRKRKPAGEDA from the coding sequence ATGGCATTGATATTGGGTATTAAGTTCCGTGAATACGGGCAGATTTATTATTTTGAAAAAAGTTCTTTTGAGGTGAATGTCGGCGACAGGGTCATTGTGAAGACCGAACAGGGGCAGGGGCTGGGAAAGGTGGTTTCCGAGCACGAAGTTCTGCCGGACGACGCCGAGGTGGATGAGATAAAACCAGTGCACCGCCTTGCCGTGAGCGAGGATCTGGAGCGTGAGCAGGAAAACGAACTGCTGGCGCGGGAAGCCCGTCAGTATTGTGTTGACTGCATCCGAAGCCGCAAGCTGGAAATGAAGCTGGTGGATGTGGAAGTCTACTTTGACCGCAGCAAAATCGTTTTCTACTTCACGGCACCCGCGCGTATAGACTTTCGTGAACTGGTCAAGGATCTGGTCAAGACCTATCGCACGCGGATTGAACTGCGGCAGATAGGGGTGCGGCATGAAACGCAGATGATAGGTGCCGTGGGCAACTGCGGCATGGTGTGCTGCTGCCGCCAGTTTTTGCGTACCTTTGCCCCTGTGACCATAAAGATGGCCAAGGAACAGAACCTGTTCCTTAATCCGGCCAAGATTTCCGGCATATGCGGTCGCCTTTTGTGCTGCCTTTCCTATGAGCAGCATAACTATGAAGAATTTCACAGAGCCTGCCCCAAGCTGGGCAAGAAATATCAGACCAAAGAGGGCGCGGTGAAGGTGCTGCGGGCAAACATGTTCCGCAACAGCATTGCCGTGCTGACCGAAGCCAACGAGGAAAAGGAATTTACGCTGGAGGAGTGGGAAACGCTCAAACCTTCGCGTCCTGATCAGGCCAAACAGGATGCGGCAAGAGCGGCTGCCAAGCGTGCGATTGTTGAAGGCGCGGAACGCGATGCGGGGGAGACAGGCTCCGGGTCGGATATTCCGGCATCTCAGGAGCTTTCTTCCGGCCCGGCACGTGGCGGCATTGTGCTGCCCCAGTACGCGGTTGTCTCCGGGGCGGTGCAGGGGGATGATGGCGAACCCGTATTTGCCATGGGGCCCGAGGATGCTGAACCTGTGGAGGCTCTGCTGGGTGAAGAAGCCGATGTGGTTGCACAGGCGGAGTTCGGACCCGAAGACATAATCGGAGAATTGGACGGACAGGCTGTTGCCGCTGTTCTGCCTGTGCGTAGCGAAGAGGCAGGTGTTCCATCTTTTTCCGCAGGTCCGGCGCGCACCGGATTACCGCCCTTTATCACCGCCGGGCTGGACAGTGACGGAGAGGACGAGGAAGTGCCCGCCGATGCCGGAGGTGCCCCGTCTGTGGCCCACGGCGATGCCCGTATGGCACCGGACGAAGCACAAGCCGGACAAGCGTATGCAGAGCCGTCAGAGCCTGCTGCACCGGAGAGGGCCTTGTCTTCCGATGCAACCGCTGAACAGGTGCAGGCTGTTGCTGGGGAGTCTTTCGCCCGTTCCGTGCAGGTCGGGGACTCGGGAGTATCGGGTGAACCGCTCGGATCTGGTGGATCGGGTGGCTCGGGTGAACCGGTTGAGCCGGAACAGCAGAACCAGCCGGATCAGCCTGCCCACAATCCCAAGATTGCCCGGCTGACGCCCCTGCGTAAGCCCGTGAAGAGTGCAGAACCCGGTTCGCGCAAGACCAGCCGGGGCAGGCGCAAGCGCAAGCGCAAGCCTGCCGGGGAAGACGCCTAG